A window of Ignavibacterium sp. contains these coding sequences:
- a CDS encoding AI-2E family transporter, protein MSETVLKKFSRTFLLILAIGILLYFAYLIIDIFIILAISILLSLILEPFVHQLEEQGINRTFSTLIVFIAFGFIIYLALSVVIPKLIYQMDQLITSLRGFSFNEELKVLEAKILRVFPFFSKGEISNRIQNFISSQLANTVSHFYEYVSGLVSIVAVLVIVPFISFFLLKDSNKIKRELIHLAPNKFFEPAYWILKRVTLQLGRFVRGWIFDATFVGVVLGFGFWFIGIPNALPLGVIAGLGHLIPYFGPVIGGVPAMIISVIYIGDLSQIPLIILLVALTYTVDNGVVQPYVFSKSVDMHPIAIILLIIAGSQLFGLLGMLLAVPTATVIKTAAKEIYFAFKNYKLAKL, encoded by the coding sequence ATGTCTGAAACTGTTCTTAAAAAATTTTCAAGAACATTTCTTCTGATACTTGCAATTGGAATACTTCTTTATTTCGCTTATCTGATAATTGATATTTTCATAATTCTTGCGATATCAATTTTGCTTTCATTGATACTTGAACCATTTGTTCATCAGCTGGAAGAACAAGGTATTAACAGAACTTTTTCCACTTTGATTGTATTTATCGCCTTTGGTTTTATTATTTATCTTGCTCTGTCGGTAGTAATTCCGAAATTAATTTATCAGATGGATCAATTGATAACATCGTTAAGAGGATTCTCTTTCAATGAAGAATTAAAAGTTCTTGAAGCTAAAATTCTCAGAGTATTTCCATTCTTTAGTAAAGGCGAAATTTCGAACCGAATTCAGAATTTTATATCGTCTCAATTAGCAAATACTGTTTCTCATTTTTATGAATATGTAAGTGGATTGGTCTCCATTGTTGCCGTACTTGTTATAGTACCTTTTATTTCTTTCTTCTTATTAAAAGACAGCAATAAGATTAAGAGAGAATTAATTCACCTTGCACCAAATAAATTTTTTGAACCGGCTTACTGGATTTTGAAAAGAGTTACTTTGCAGTTGGGCAGATTTGTCCGCGGTTGGATTTTTGACGCTACTTTTGTCGGTGTTGTTTTGGGATTTGGTTTCTGGTTTATCGGAATTCCTAACGCTTTGCCTCTGGGTGTAATAGCCGGACTTGGTCATTTAATTCCTTACTTCGGCCCGGTTATCGGTGGTGTTCCGGCAATGATTATATCTGTTATTTACATAGGTGATCTATCTCAGATTCCGTTAATAATTCTTCTTGTGGCTCTGACTTATACAGTTGATAATGGCGTTGTTCAACCTTATGTTTTTTCAAAGAGTGTTGATATGCATCCTATCGCAATTATCCTTTTGATTATAGCAGGTAGTCAGTTATTTGGATTATTAGGAATGTTGCTTGCTGTTCCGACCGCAACAGTAATCAAAACTGCTGCTAAAGAAATTTATTTTGCTTTCAAAAATTATAAGCTCGCTAAATTATAA
- a CDS encoding MetS family NSS transporter small subunit translates to MRIETIITAVIVLSIVWGGLIYFIRRALFYERQKSLNGKD, encoded by the coding sequence ATGAGAATTGAAACTATCATCACAGCAGTTATTGTACTTAGTATTGTTTGGGGCGGATTGATTTATTTTATTCGCAGAGCATTATTTTATGAAAGACAGAAATCACTGAATGGCAAAGACTAA
- the uppP gene encoding undecaprenyl-diphosphatase UppP, with translation MNFLDAAFLGLIQGLTEFLPISSTGHLTLAGKLLNLISEEHPEHWTAFIAVIQLGTLLAVLIYFFNDLIAIVRDFVNDNLINRKKFISQNLNSKLGWLIIVGTIPIVVIGLLFKDQIEGAFTKNLYVISSSLIILALILFVAEKISRFKKDISDVTVFDSIMIGIAQAVSLIPGSSRSGTTITAGLFLGLKRDVAARFSFLLSVPAVLASGLLQLYEASSFINNAMILNMIIATIVSAVSGYIAIDFLIKFLKKNSTMVFIIYRIILGISILILISQNIIKP, from the coding sequence TTGAATTTTCTTGATGCAGCTTTTCTAGGGCTTATCCAGGGCTTAACTGAATTTTTACCAATCAGCTCAACAGGGCACTTAACACTTGCAGGAAAATTACTTAATCTAATTTCAGAAGAACATCCTGAACATTGGACAGCTTTTATTGCAGTAATACAATTAGGAACATTGCTGGCTGTATTGATTTATTTTTTTAATGACCTGATTGCAATTGTAAGGGATTTTGTAAATGATAATCTTATTAACAGAAAAAAATTTATCAGTCAGAATTTAAATTCAAAGTTAGGTTGGTTAATTATAGTTGGAACAATTCCGATTGTAGTAATTGGATTATTATTCAAAGATCAGATTGAAGGTGCGTTTACAAAAAATCTTTATGTAATTTCATCAAGTCTGATTATTCTGGCTCTTATTTTATTTGTTGCAGAAAAAATTTCGCGGTTTAAAAAAGATATAAGTGATGTCACAGTCTTTGATTCTATTATGATAGGAATTGCGCAGGCAGTTTCTTTGATTCCAGGTTCATCAAGATCGGGAACAACCATTACGGCCGGTTTATTCCTTGGATTAAAGCGTGATGTTGCTGCCAGATTTTCTTTTTTATTAAGTGTGCCCGCTGTGCTAGCAAGTGGCTTACTTCAATTATATGAAGCATCATCTTTTATTAATAATGCAATGATTTTAAATATGATAATTGCAACAATTGTAAGTGCTGTAAGCGGATACATTGCAATAGATTTTTTAATAAAGTTCCTTAAAAAAAATTCCACAATGGTTTTTATAATTTACCGGATAATTTTAGGCATATCTATTTTAATCTTAATATCGCAAAATATAATTAAACCATAA
- a CDS encoding sodium-dependent transporter, with protein sequence MKQQEFFSTRWALIISVLGIAVGTGNIWRFSRVVAQNGGGSFLIPWVIFLLLWSVPLIIAEFAIGKYSRLGPIGAMGKIAGKNFSWMGAFIVMVATGIMFYYSVVTGWCLRYFLSAASGNLMQVDNHLDYWNQFASGYLPLVFHLIAIGIVSFVVFRGITNGIEKFSKVLVPTLLIILFGLFVRAITLPGAIEGIKYFFTPDLNIILDYKVWLNALTQNAWDTGAGWGLIMTYAIYMRHKEDISLNASLIAFGNNSISLVAGITIFSTVFALSTVDGNSNALQQISQSGPANTGLTFIYLPKLFGQLSESVFINSIFASAFFLALFFAALTSLISMVELATRTLIDFGVGRRKAIIFVSVIAFLFGLPSAINMDFLINQDWVWGVGLLLSGAFIAFAIIKFGVNRFRNEVINGIGSDVKIGKWYNIVIKYLVPVQVIALVSWWLVSSVSWDPEWWNPFHTENAGTALFQWLIVITVFLIFNKRMYHKTVENNK encoded by the coding sequence ATGAAGCAACAGGAATTTTTCTCAACACGATGGGCGTTAATTATTTCTGTTCTCGGAATCGCTGTTGGTACAGGTAATATCTGGCGTTTCTCGAGAGTTGTTGCTCAGAACGGCGGAGGTTCATTTCTTATTCCGTGGGTAATTTTTCTGTTGCTTTGGTCAGTGCCTTTAATAATTGCAGAGTTTGCAATTGGAAAATATAGTCGGCTAGGTCCAATCGGTGCGATGGGGAAAATTGCCGGAAAAAATTTTTCCTGGATGGGAGCCTTTATTGTTATGGTCGCAACCGGAATAATGTTTTATTATTCCGTTGTAACCGGTTGGTGTCTCAGATATTTCCTTTCTGCGGCTTCCGGAAATCTGATGCAGGTGGATAACCATCTTGATTACTGGAATCAATTTGCTTCCGGTTATCTTCCTTTGGTTTTTCATCTGATTGCAATTGGAATTGTCTCTTTTGTGGTATTCAGGGGAATCACAAACGGAATAGAAAAGTTTTCCAAAGTACTTGTTCCAACTCTGCTGATTATTTTATTTGGATTATTTGTTCGTGCAATTACACTTCCCGGTGCAATTGAAGGAATAAAATATTTTTTTACTCCGGATTTAAACATCATACTCGATTATAAAGTCTGGTTGAATGCTCTGACACAAAATGCCTGGGACACAGGTGCCGGTTGGGGTTTGATTATGACTTATGCAATTTATATGCGGCATAAAGAAGATATTTCTCTGAATGCTTCATTAATTGCTTTTGGAAATAATAGTATCTCACTTGTGGCAGGCATAACAATTTTCTCTACAGTCTTTGCACTTAGTACTGTTGATGGAAATTCGAATGCTTTGCAACAAATTTCTCAGAGCGGACCAGCAAATACAGGTTTAACTTTTATTTATCTTCCTAAATTATTCGGGCAATTATCAGAAAGTGTTTTTATCAATTCCATCTTTGCATCAGCATTTTTTCTTGCTTTGTTTTTTGCAGCTCTCACATCTCTTATTTCGATGGTTGAACTTGCAACCAGAACGCTAATTGATTTTGGTGTTGGAAGAAGAAAAGCAATCATCTTTGTTTCAGTAATTGCATTTTTATTTGGATTGCCTTCAGCAATAAATATGGACTTTTTGATTAATCAGGATTGGGTTTGGGGAGTTGGACTTTTATTGAGCGGTGCTTTTATAGCTTTTGCAATAATTAAGTTTGGAGTAAACAGATTCAGAAATGAAGTTATTAACGGAATCGGAAGTGATGTTAAAATTGGTAAGTGGTATAATATTGTTATAAAATATTTGGTTCCAGTGCAGGTTATTGCCTTGGTGAGCTGGTGGTTAGTTTCTTCAGTATCGTGGGACCCTGAATGGTGGAATCCTTTCCACACAGAAAATGCTGGCACAGCATTATTCCAATGGTTGATTGTTATAACAGTCTTTTTAATTTTTAATAAGCGTATGTATCATAAAACCGTTGAGAATAATAAATGA
- a CDS encoding peptidylprolyl isomerase produces the protein MKKIIFALVLIFVANQILFSQQKKDKKKMVDSMTVAIIQTNMGTIELELFADKTPKTVENFVGLANKGYYNGVIFHRVIDNFMIQGGDPTGTGRGGQSLWGGKFEDEFVPELKHDSEGILSMANAGPNTNGSQFFITLVPTPWLDGRHTVFGKVIKGMDVVKAIGKVPRNQQDRPLKDVVMEKVTIEKRPKQAPKK, from the coding sequence ATGAAAAAAATAATTTTTGCTCTTGTTTTAATTTTTGTGGCAAATCAAATTTTATTTTCACAACAAAAAAAGGATAAAAAGAAAATGGTTGACTCAATGACTGTTGCAATTATTCAGACTAATATGGGAACAATTGAACTTGAATTATTTGCGGATAAAACTCCTAAAACTGTTGAGAACTTTGTTGGTCTTGCAAATAAAGGTTATTACAACGGTGTGATATTTCACAGAGTTATTGATAATTTTATGATTCAGGGCGGTGACCCAACAGGAACAGGAAGAGGCGGACAAAGTTTGTGGGGCGGAAAATTTGAAGATGAGTTTGTTCCTGAACTTAAACACGATAGCGAAGGTATTCTTTCAATGGCTAATGCCGGACCAAATACAAATGGTAGTCAGTTTTTCATCACACTTGTTCCAACTCCCTGGCTCGATGGCAGACATACCGTATTTGGAAAAGTAATTAAAGGAATGGATGTAGTAAAAGCAATTGGTAAGGTTCCGAGAAATCAGCAAGACAGACCGTTGAAAGATGTTGTAATGGAAAAGGTAACGATTGAAAAAAGACCGAAGCAAGCTCCAAAGAAATAA
- a CDS encoding NifU family protein yields the protein MISESSLQKALNSIRPFLQADNGDVELVEISQDGIVKVRLIGACEQCPLSVMTLRAGIERALMREVPGIKRIEAV from the coding sequence ATGATTTCGGAAAGCTCACTACAAAAAGCTCTCAATTCTATCAGACCATTTCTTCAGGCAGATAATGGAGATGTTGAATTGGTTGAAATCAGTCAGGATGGAATTGTCAAAGTCCGTTTAATCGGAGCTTGTGAACAATGTCCTCTTTCTGTTATGACATTAAGAGCAGGCATTGAAAGAGCTTTGATGCGTGAAGTTCCGGGCATAAAAAGAATTGAGGCTGTCTGA
- the holA gene encoding DNA polymerase III subunit delta yields the protein MAKTKFLSVFDIPKDIKTNGLKPIYYVFGEDTFSFDYAKSVIEKAVTPLLASEFDKETYYGSKNSFTEILSAASTFPFGDGKKFLIVKNAEKPKDKDKLAEYAASPSEFTVILLLHEGSITKPDSEPYKTLNKLGEIFESKEMKGDALVEWVKSYVKENQRNISDENAQLLIDIVGENRSLIELQLEKIFLFLNDKKEVTLESIQQLATELKQFNIFDLINSIGRKEKSKALEIAFNLYESGTDMIQIIGMLNRYFSALAKIDELNALKISDQEAARIVGTHPFYYKNYVEARKRYDLNAITNAFRALFNADLTIKTSPLDQKTVLTMLIAEIIPD from the coding sequence ATGGCAAAGACTAAATTCTTATCAGTGTTTGATATTCCAAAAGATATTAAGACAAACGGTCTTAAACCAATTTATTATGTCTTTGGCGAAGACACATTCAGTTTTGATTATGCTAAATCTGTTATTGAAAAAGCAGTAACACCGCTTCTTGCTTCAGAGTTTGACAAAGAAACTTACTACGGTAGTAAAAATTCTTTTACAGAAATTTTATCCGCTGCATCAACTTTTCCTTTTGGAGATGGTAAAAAATTTTTAATCGTAAAAAATGCTGAGAAACCAAAAGACAAAGACAAACTTGCTGAATATGCTGCGTCTCCTTCTGAGTTCACTGTTATATTACTTCTGCATGAAGGTTCTATAACAAAACCTGATTCTGAGCCGTATAAAACTCTTAACAAGTTAGGTGAGATATTTGAATCAAAAGAAATGAAAGGTGATGCTTTAGTTGAATGGGTTAAATCTTATGTTAAAGAAAATCAAAGAAATATTTCTGATGAGAACGCTCAGTTATTAATTGATATTGTTGGTGAAAATCGCTCTCTGATTGAATTACAGTTGGAGAAAATTTTTCTTTTCCTGAATGATAAAAAAGAAGTTACACTTGAAAGTATTCAACAACTTGCAACTGAATTAAAACAATTCAATATTTTTGATTTGATAAATTCAATTGGAAGAAAAGAAAAATCCAAAGCTCTGGAGATAGCTTTTAATCTTTATGAATCAGGTACTGATATGATTCAGATTATCGGAATGCTTAATCGTTACTTCAGTGCGCTTGCTAAGATTGATGAACTTAATGCATTAAAAATATCGGATCAGGAAGCAGCCAGAATTGTTGGTACTCATCCTTTCTATTATAAAAATTATGTTGAAGCCCGCAAAAGATACGATCTCAATGCTATTACAAATGCTTTCAGAGCTTTGTTTAATGCAGATCTTACTATTAAAACAAGTCCGCTGGATCAGAAAACAGTTCTTACAATGCTAATTGCAGAAATAATTCCGGATTGA